The segment CTGAAGTGAATTCAATCAGCACGACTAATCACAAGAACTTAGTCCAACTCCTTGGATTCTGCAACGAAGGCCAACACCGCCTTTTGGTATATGAACACATGAAAACCGGCTCGATAGCACACTTGCTATTCAAAGATTCTAGGCTTAGTTGGTCCAAAAGGGTACAAGTTGCCATCGACACTGCTAAAGGACTTTGCTATTTGCATGAAGAGTACAGTACTCAAATTATACATTGTGACATCAAGCCCCAAAACATGCTTTTGGATGAAAATTTGACAGCAAAAATAGCAGATTTTGGTATGGCCAAGCTACTAAAAGACATCAGACTCAAACAACAACTAGGATACGTGGAACCAAAGGATACGTAGCTCCAGACTGGTTCAGAAGCAGATTTTGGTATGGCCTGTAACTGTGAAGGTTGATGTGTACAGCTTCGGGGTCTTGCTCTTAGAATTGATATGCTGCAGAAAAAATTATGAGCAGGATGTGGCAAATGAGAACGATATGATACTACTAGAATGGGCTTACGATTGCTGTAAAAGAGATAAGTTGCATTACTTGTATGCGCTGATGAAGAGGCATTAGAAGATATCAAGAGATTTGAGAAATTCTTATTGGTTTCTATTTGGTGCATTCAAAAAAATCCAGCATCAAGGCCTAACATGAAGAAAGTAATGTTAATGCTTGAAGAGATAAGTTGCATTTTCTTTTACCTAATAGAGAACACCAATAACCTGCATCTGTATCTCAGTGCAATATGTTTCTTCAAATGTATGAAATATTTCAGCTTCAACCATGAACCTATAGCAGACAATACATTATATCGAATTTAAGAAGTTGTTACGTtcaaactttccttattttaagaAAAGCTTTTACATTCAAAGAGGTATCTACTCTCCCATTTGACAATGGAAGTTTCTTCTTCCAACAACTATTGCTTCTATAAATAGCAACAGCACAGAAACAATCTTCTAAACAAGCCTTCTTGCATTCCTCTTCAGCAGAAGGATAAATCCTCTCGAAATCTGATAACGGCCAATCAACATCAGTCACcacatcaaaatcatataaatcTTCAGGATTTCCCTGTCCAAATTCATCACAACTAGGGACAAATTTTGGTTTACAGCTCCCATACTTGTTATTCGGATCGATCAACGAATACCCTTTTGGACACTCACAATATGGTCTGATTTTCACCTATATGACACACATTGTTGAATCCACAAACTCCACTTCCAATATCTTCAACAATTGCTAGACATATGTTATTAGGCAAAGACCAAAGAGTACTCCACTTTTGATCCCCCGTAGACGTACTCTTTGGACGATAATAATGAGTTAAAACACCATCAAAATCAAGACTTAGCCTGTGATAATTTTCTGAAATTGAAGGAACATTAGGAGGTGTCAACACAAGTCTTTGATTGTTCCTTTTCAATATGTAAACTGAACCTAACTCATCGAATATCAATTGATAACCAGAATTGGCTTCATCTCCTGAATCAGAAGTATGACTATTGTAATACTCAGCATCATAATTGAAATTCGTTGGCTTGGATTGAGTAACAAGAACCAAATTCCCATCACTCAACATATGAAGATAAAATCTACCAGGACCAAAGAAAGACTCAGATTTTCGAACAACAAGCTTGTTGTTAATCTCTAGCATTTGAGTAGGCATAAGGGTATCAGTCGGATATCGAAAACTTTCCCATAATACTGAAGAACCAACACCAACAAGAACAAAGTTTCCTGTATCATTCATGACGGCATAAGCAACATTAGAATCAATCCTACCAGTGCTCCACATGATCATTTTCCCTTTAGGATCGCGGAGAATGAGTCCCTTTTGAGGATTTAACTCCGCGACTGAGCCTCGTGGCACAAGGTTACCACCATTTGCATACCAAATTATGTTGGCTTCTTTAATCTTAGCATAATATATGCAAAGTAAGAACTGATTTTGACTTCGAATTTTCTTGAATCCAAATGCAAAATCTCCAGATTGAGAAAGCCATGATGTTGTTTCATCATTTGCTATGAGAGAGCTGCCTAATGGTATAGCAAACTTAGTTTGTGCTAAAATATGCATGGGAAAGATGAGAAGAACAAGCACAAGAGGATATTTTGTGGAGTATGTCATTTTCACATttcaaaatctatggtttattaATGTGAAGTTTATCTTTTATGTATAAGACTATAAAAAGACATATTAGATCTTATGTTTATCACGATacttaattgattattttaaaaataaaacagattATCTATTGTGTTTATCACGGTGGCAAATAGTCTTAGTCACCAATTATTGCTACTTGGTGAGTGTTTTGAACTTCTTTGACTTTCCGAAGCTTTTTgatgattgaaaattttaaataaatagagTCATCGTAGGAGATGTGGACCAAGCTGGGTGATGGgtcaatttataataaataatactcATATGGCTGGTGTGATATTTGTCTCCACATCCATAAAAGAAAAGTTTTACCAATATaatctttatttaattattctttttttaaaaaaattatcctataaataaattaa is part of the Solanum lycopersicum chromosome 1, SLM_r2.1 genome and harbors:
- the LOC101261355 gene encoding G-type lectin S-receptor-like serine/threonine-protein kinase LECRK2; translation: MIMWSTGRIDSNVAYAVMNDTGNFVLVGVGSSVLWESFRYPTDTLMPTQMLEINNKLVVRKSESFFGPGRFYLHMLSDGNLVLVTQSKPTNFNYDAEYYNSHTSDSGDEANSGYQLIFDELGSVYILKRNNQRLVLTPPNVPSISENYHRLSLDFDGVLTHYYRPKSTSTGDQKWSTLWSLPNNICLAIVEDIGSGVCGFNNVCHIGENQTIL